GCGCCGGTTGTCGCCGAGGTCGGTCCAGATGGGCAAGTCTGGGTCATCGACTGGTATAACTATATTGTCCAGCACAATCCGACGCCGGAAGGTTTCACGACAGGCAAGGGGAAAGCGTATGAATCGGATCTCCGTGACAAAAAGCACGGCCGCATCTACCGTGTCGTAAACAAAGCGGCCAGTCCGGACGTCTCAAACGGAGTGAAGCTCGATTCCAGTCGAGTCCCAGAAATCGTTGCCGCGTTGTCCCATCCCTCGATGGTCTGCCGATTGCATGCACAGCGCTTGCTCATTGAGCGCGGCAAGCTCGACGTCGTGCCGCAATTGATCAAGCTCGTGCAGAATCCGTCAACCGACGCAATTGGCCTCAATGTCGGCGCTATTCATGCCCTCTGGACATTGCAAGGACTTGGCGAGTTGAATCGTTCTGAAGGTCCGTCATTCGCTGCTGTTGCCGTTGCGCTCAAGCATCCCTCGGCGGGCGTTCGCCGCAACGCATTTCAGGTCCTCCCGCCCGGCGAAGCGTCGACGCGGCTGGTACTCGATAGCGATGTTGCCCAGGAACAGGACGCCCAGGCACAGTTGGCGGCGATTCTGGCTCTGTCGGACATGCCCGAAAGCACGCAGGCAGGAACTTTCCTGGCGACGTTAGCGCAGGATCCCAAGATGCTTGATGATCGCTGGCTGCCGGACGCGCTCACGAGCGCAGCGGCCGTTCACGCACGTGGATTTCTGATCGGCCTGGCCCACAAGTCAGCCGCATCGCCGCCTGACATGGACGCTCCGTTGCTGGACAAAACGTTGAAGATCGCAAATGTGGTTTGTGAGCACCTGTCGGGCTCCCGGCCGTCTGCGGAAACACTTCAGTCGTTGTTCGCTCCGATGGCCGCGGCGGACCCGCAATTGCTGGCGTCAATGCTGGACGGAATGTCCGCCGGCTGGCCCCGAGACCATGCCGTTCAATTGAACCCGCAAGCGGATGCCCTGCTGATTTCGCTGCTGGATCGAGTCCCTGCCCGGAACAAGGCTCAACTGGTCAAACTTTCCTCGCGCTGGGGAAGCGTGGCGCTGCAGCAACGAGTGGAAACTGTGCTCGCCTCACTCTTCGAAGTCGTCGAGAGCGATCAGGCCGGAATCCCTGAGCGAATCGCATCGGCACGGCAACTGATTGAATTTCAGCCGGACAACGGCAGTACGGTCGATCGGCTCCTCAAACTGGTTTCACCACAGACCGCGCCCGATCTGGCGACTGGCATCCTGAACGCCCTGAATGACAGCACATCTTCAGAACTGGCTTCGAAGCTGATTGTGAAGGCAACCACAGCCACTCCCGCTCAACAGACGGCCGCGATCCGCGTCCTGCTCTCTCGCCCACAAACCACTGGGGATCTGCTCACGGCGATCGAAGCCGGCAAATTGCGGCTGTCGGATCTCAGCCTGGAGCAGCGCCAGGCGCTGAGCAATCACCCGAATGTCGAACTGCAGGCCCGCGCAAGGAAACTGCTGAGTGCAGGGGGCGGACTCCCCAATCCGGACCGCGAAAAAGTGGTGCATGAAAAACTGCACCTCACAGAACGGCATGGCAATGTGGAACTTGGCAAAGCCCTGTTCAAAAAGAACTGTTCGAAGTGTCATCGACACAGCGGCGAGGGGGTGAAAATTGGTCCGGATTTGACGGGCATGGCGGTCCATCCAAAAAAGGAACTGCTGGTCCACCTTCTGGACCCCAGCCGGAGTGTTGAAGGAAATTTTCGCAGCTACACGGTGGTTCTGCTGGACGGCCGCATCCTGAATGGAATGCTGGCCGGCGAGACGAGAACCTCGATCGAGCTGATCGACTCGGAAGCCAGACCCCATGCTGTCGCCCGCCAGGACATTGAAGAATTGATTTCCTCACGGACATCGTTAATGCCGGAAGGTTTCGAGAAGCAGATGACCGATGAGGAACTGGTTGACCTGCTGGAGTTCTTAACCGACAAAGGCCGCTTTCTCCCCGTTCCGCTGGAGAGGTATGCCACCATCGTCACCACCAGGGGAATGTTCCATAGCGAGGAGGCTGACGGAGAACGGCTGGTTTTTGAGAACTGGCAGCCGAAGACGTTCGCAGGAGTGCCGTTTGTCTTGACTGACCCTCAAGGCGGCACCGTCCCGAATGCAATCATGCTCTACGGTCCATTGGGCAAAATTCCTCCGCGCATGCCCAGGGATGTTTCCCTGCCCTGCCATACGCCTGCCAGGGCGATCCACTTGCTGAGCGGAGTGAGCGGCTGGGGAGCGACAGCGCCTGGCGAGAAAGGAGTGGCGATGATCGTTCGACTGCACTATGCCGACGGCCAGTCGGAAGACCATCCGCTCATCGATGGCCAGCATTTTGCAGATTATATTCGGGTCATCGATGTTCCCCAGTCGCAGCTTGCGTTTCAGTTGAGTGGAAAGCAGCTTCGATACCTGTCCGTTCAGCCGAAACGGCAGTCGTCCATCGAGACGATCGAATTTGTGAAGGGTGAAAAGAGTCCTTCGGCTCCCATCGTCATGGCGGTCACCATCGAGACTCAAAAATAACCAAGGACTCTGCGGAGTGAGAACGTGCCGGCGGTCAGCGTTTCCCCGCGCAGAGTACGGTTAATTTGCACAGGCACGATTCGGCAGTGATGCTCTCCTTGTGAACACCCCGGCCCTACTGGGCCGCTCTTCCTCGTGACGGTCAGAATTCAGGACAAGTCGATGGCAATCAAGGATTTTGGCCCGATCGAAAGCGACTATGCGTTCTTCATGAAGCATGCCACAGAAGCGGAAAGCGATGTGGCTGCCTATGTAAACGAACTGAAGGATTTTGCCAAAGGGCGGGCATCCATCCGCCTGCTCGACTTTGGCTGCGGCACAGGTGAGTTCACGCAGCGATTCGCATCGACTCTGAACTGGCCGCCCCATGTGCTGCGGATGACGCTTGTCGAGCCGGTCCCCCATCAGCTCTCGGAAGCGGCACAACGTCTGGCGGCGTTCAGCACGCACCCGATCGAATCTCTCCAGAGTCTGCCCTTGAATCGAAAGCGATGTTTCGACCTGGTGCTCTCGAATCATGTGCTGTACTACGTCGAGGATCTCGATTCGACGCTGGGGCAGATGTGCGAATCACTTGGCCCCTGGGGAAAACTGCTGTTGGCTATTGCCGGATGGGAAAATCCTCTGATTCAACTCTGGAAGACCGGCTTCGAGATGCTGGGCCGGTCCATCCCGTACTCTGTGTCAGAAGACGTCGAATCAGTGTTGCAGCGGCGAGGGACTCCATATCTGAAGTCAAAGGCGTTCTATCAACTGAGATTCATCGACACGGAAGAGAACAGGCTCAAAATCATCCGCTTCCTGTTCGGCGAGCATCTTCAAGAACTGTCGCCGCGCCGCCTGCTGAAAGAATTGGACCCCTTCGCTCGCCGCGAGCATATCGAAATCAGTACGGAGAGTGATCACTACACCATCGACTCGCCGCAAGTGTTAGAGTGAACGCCAGTCGCATTCCGAGGGCATTAGATTCGACGGACCAAAGGGCGTTTCGCAGATGCAATTGTCTCCGTGCTCTTAAAACACCTCGCTAGTTGCGAAAACAACCATGCGAAGAGCACGATAATTGGTCTTCTCGCATTTGCTCAACACTCATTCGATGGAACCCTGTTGATCCAGTGCTACGAACGAACAAAGGACTCGGAAGATGTTCGGTGGCAGGTTTTGAATACCATTGCAATTGCCAGACCTCATTCGATTGATGACTGGATAGAGAAGCTCTGCGAGAATCCGTTCCGCAAGGAGGAGCTTTATAAGCTCGGGTACCGCGAACTGAAGAAAAAGTGGAAAGGGCTTGAGACCTGAGACCGCAGGCTTGAGGAAAAGTGAACTTCTGACATCTTCCTCAAGCCTGTCGCCTCAAGCCTCACGCCTCATAAAAGTAGCCCGTACGGGACTTGAACCCGTGTCTCCGGCTTGAAGGGCCAGCATCCTGAACCGCTAGAAGAACGGGCTGTCATGAGTTGGTCGCGAAAGAATTGAACCTCTCGTCGTCCACCCCACTTGTTTTCTGACAACGGCTTTACAGGCCGCCGTGGGGAACACGACCCAAGTCAGTGGCTCAAGTGGGATTCGAACCCACAGCATCCCTGGTTCTGAGCCTGGGTGGTCTGCCAGTTGCCTACCGAGCCATATTCACTTTGATGCCCAGGGCGAGAGAGTCTTGCTTCGTGGCGATTGCTCTCTTGCCAGTCGCAACAAAAAAGCCCGATGTCGCTGTGACATCGGGCTTTTCATGAGCCTGTCTCGCAGGGAGACGCGTCAGCAGCGCAGTTGTCGGCCTGACAACAGAAGAGCGAGAGAATCGCCAGTCTGTCGATCAGAATTCTGTTCGGAATCAAGTCGGTCGGACTTGGGATACGCACGAGATGCAGGCATGACTCACGGCTGGTTTGATGTTTTTGAAAGTTGGCTAAGGCCGCTAACAGACTGGCCTGCGAAATGACCTCGCAAACCACGAAATGGTTCGAGAGATTTTGTGATTTCTTTTCGAAAAGGACAAAGCCAGGCTGTTCTACTGAATCTGAGGCTCAGAGTTCCCCCTGGCATGCTCGGTCTCCAGCAACGGATCGATCCTGTCGACATCCGGCAAGAAGACCGCCAGCAGGCCCAGTAGCGGGAGATAGGCGCAGAAGCGGAAGACTGCTTCCAGGCCGATCTGGTCGGCCCAGACGCCGAGCACCGCCGATGCAATGCCGCTCACGCCGAACGCGAATCCAAAGAACAGGCCGGCCACCATCCCGACTCTCCCAGGCATCAGATCTTGTGCGAAGACGAGAATGGCCGAGAACGCCGACGCCAGAATCAAGCCTGCAAACATGCTCAGGACAATCGTGGTTGGCAGGTTGGCATGCGGTAACGCCAGCGAAAACGGGGCGACTCCAAAGATCGAGGCCCAGATCACCACCTTGCGGCCGAACCGGTCTCCCAGTGGACCGCCGGCAATCGTGCCGGCCGCGACCGCAAACAGAAATGCAAACAGGCATAACTGCGACGTCTGGACGGACACCTGAAATTTGTCGATCAGGAAGAACGTGTAGTAGTTGGTCAGGCTCACGAGATAGAAGTACTTCGAGACAATCAACACGATCAGCACCACGATTGCGGCGGTCACTTGGCGCGTCGACAGGCGATGGCGCGGGCGAGCCGCTGCGCGCCGCGGCGCATTCATGCGTAATTGCAGTTGCTGGCTGTACCAACTCCCCAGCCGCTGCAGCACGAACATCGCGATCAATGCGATCACCGCGAACCAGGCAATCGCCGGCTGACCGATTGGCATCACCACCCAGGCAGCGAGCAGCGGCCCGCAAGAACTCCCCAGGTTTCCGCCAACTTGAAAGAGCGCCTGGGCGAATCCATGTCGCCCACCTGACGCGAGCTGCGCCAGTCGCGACGCTTCGGGATGAAACACCGATGATCCCAGACCCACCAGACCGGCCGCAAACAGAATCGAGACCAGCGTCGTCGCCTGAGACAGCAGCAGCAAGCCAATGAGAGTCGCCCCCATGCCGCTGACGAGCGAATACGGCAGCGGTCGGCGATCGGTATAGAGACCAACCAGCGGCTGCAGCAACGACGCCGTCAATTGAAATGTGAGCGTAATGAGACCGATCTGCGTAAACGTCAGCCCGTGCGTCTCTTTCAACAACGGATAGATGGCAGGCAGCACCGCCTGAATGGTGTCATTCAGAAAGTGCGACAGGCTCAACGCATACAACACGCCCAGCGTGGCCAGTTCGGGCGAGGAAGCGGCGCGAGGCAGACGCGCTTCGAGATTCTGATTCATCGCAATTCCAGCTCATCCATGTCGACTCCCCGCGGCAGACCGGCAATGGTCCGACAACCACGAGCGAATCCTCCCTGAGACCCGCGTGACGAGAAAAGGTTCGTCTACGATGAAATGTCGGGGTTTGAGAAGGAACTGTCTAGCGTGGGAGGGGGAAGTGGGCAGTGGATGGTTGGTAGTGGGTAGGCAAGTTTGCCAGGCGAACTCGTGCCGAAGCTCCTGCGTCGGCACGCAACAGATTCTCCGTCGGCGTTCCC
This window of the Planctomicrobium piriforme genome carries:
- a CDS encoding class I SAM-dependent methyltransferase is translated as MAIKDFGPIESDYAFFMKHATEAESDVAAYVNELKDFAKGRASIRLLDFGCGTGEFTQRFASTLNWPPHVLRMTLVEPVPHQLSEAAQRLAAFSTHPIESLQSLPLNRKRCFDLVLSNHVLYYVEDLDSTLGQMCESLGPWGKLLLAIAGWENPLIQLWKTGFEMLGRSIPYSVSEDVESVLQRRGTPYLKSKAFYQLRFIDTEENRLKIIRFLFGEHLQELSPRRLLKELDPFARREHIEISTESDHYTIDSPQVLE
- a CDS encoding MFS transporter encodes the protein MNQNLEARLPRAASSPELATLGVLYALSLSHFLNDTIQAVLPAIYPLLKETHGLTFTQIGLITLTFQLTASLLQPLVGLYTDRRPLPYSLVSGMGATLIGLLLLSQATTLVSILFAAGLVGLGSSVFHPEASRLAQLASGGRHGFAQALFQVGGNLGSSCGPLLAAWVVMPIGQPAIAWFAVIALIAMFVLQRLGSWYSQQLQLRMNAPRRAAARPRHRLSTRQVTAAIVVLIVLIVSKYFYLVSLTNYYTFFLIDKFQVSVQTSQLCLFAFLFAVAAGTIAGGPLGDRFGRKVVIWASIFGVAPFSLALPHANLPTTIVLSMFAGLILASAFSAILVFAQDLMPGRVGMVAGLFFGFAFGVSGIASAVLGVWADQIGLEAVFRFCAYLPLLGLLAVFLPDVDRIDPLLETEHARGNSEPQIQ
- a CDS encoding PVC-type heme-binding CxxCH protein, which gives rise to MSITHPLRRCLVALAAIVALVFAGSATAGDLKLLFLGDNGPHRPADRFEQLAPVLEQRGIQIVYTDDVGKLNAGVLNQFDGLILYANIDKIEPAAAEALLEYVSSGRGFIPLHCASFCFRNSPDVVALIGAQFKTHGIGPINTQVVEPRHPVMQEFGGFRSIDESYVHTLHNEKNRIVLEYRVGHPQADGNQREPWTWVRTHGQGRVFYTAWGHDERTWSHPGFQNLVERGIRWSCGQDPRSAGPVQDAGRFAVPEMTSVPANLKPFEYVDVGQKIPFYTAGRSWGAQETPRNMMQKPLPPEDSRQHFVTPVNLEVQLFVSEENLEGKPIAMNWDERGRLWICETIDYPNELQAPPAGHDRIRICEDADGDGKADRFTLFADHLSIPTALVFARGGVVVHHGTQTLFLKDADGDDRADVRTVLISNWTLGDTHGGVSNLRCGLDNWIWGMQGYNQSSPVVNGQQQQSFRQGFFRFKLDNADPPQVAELEFVRSTDNNTWGLGISEEGLIFGSTANHNPSVFMPIPNRYYERVRNWSPPQLGSIADTFLFQAVTDKIRQVDNHGGYTAGAGHALYTARSYPETWWNKTAFVCEPTGHLVGTFVLQRDGAAYHSSSPCNLLASDDEWSAPVVAEVGPDGQVWVIDWYNYIVQHNPTPEGFTTGKGKAYESDLRDKKHGRIYRVVNKAASPDVSNGVKLDSSRVPEIVAALSHPSMVCRLHAQRLLIERGKLDVVPQLIKLVQNPSTDAIGLNVGAIHALWTLQGLGELNRSEGPSFAAVAVALKHPSAGVRRNAFQVLPPGEASTRLVLDSDVAQEQDAQAQLAAILALSDMPESTQAGTFLATLAQDPKMLDDRWLPDALTSAAAVHARGFLIGLAHKSAASPPDMDAPLLDKTLKIANVVCEHLSGSRPSAETLQSLFAPMAAADPQLLASMLDGMSAGWPRDHAVQLNPQADALLISLLDRVPARNKAQLVKLSSRWGSVALQQRVETVLASLFEVVESDQAGIPERIASARQLIEFQPDNGSTVDRLLKLVSPQTAPDLATGILNALNDSTSSELASKLIVKATTATPAQQTAAIRVLLSRPQTTGDLLTAIEAGKLRLSDLSLEQRQALSNHPNVELQARARKLLSAGGGLPNPDREKVVHEKLHLTERHGNVELGKALFKKNCSKCHRHSGEGVKIGPDLTGMAVHPKKELLVHLLDPSRSVEGNFRSYTVVLLDGRILNGMLAGETRTSIELIDSEARPHAVARQDIEELISSRTSLMPEGFEKQMTDEELVDLLEFLTDKGRFLPVPLERYATIVTTRGMFHSEEADGERLVFENWQPKTFAGVPFVLTDPQGGTVPNAIMLYGPLGKIPPRMPRDVSLPCHTPARAIHLLSGVSGWGATAPGEKGVAMIVRLHYADGQSEDHPLIDGQHFADYIRVIDVPQSQLAFQLSGKQLRYLSVQPKRQSSIETIEFVKGEKSPSAPIVMAVTIETQK